The following are encoded in a window of Microbacterium sp. LWO13-1.2 genomic DNA:
- the uxaC gene encoding glucuronate isomerase, whose protein sequence is MPTTMMHPDRLFPSDPATRDIARDLYLRVSDAPICSPHGHVPAAMLAENAPFASPTDLLITGDHYVTRVLHGAGVPLGQVQAPAGAPPVDPREAWRVLAANWRLFRATPVQYWLEYQLGEVFGVTTRLTPDTADLVYDEIAERLTDDAYRPRALFERFGVDVLATTDDPADDLAAHRILAEDPTFRGRVLPTFRADRSMDPAATGWIAALDRLAAASDIACDTHAGLLAALRARRAYFRAAGGTATDTGVADAWALPLDDAEAERIHAAGLRGTATVAEGTAYRRDILYRLIEMSAEDGMVMQLHPGVHRNHHEPTLERHGADTGHDLPLPTTFTEPLRRALNDFGTDTQLRLVLFTVDETAFSRELAPLAGFYPSVYVGAPWWFLDTPDAMERYRRSITDSAGFAKTSGFIDDTRAFCSIPARHDMARRADASYLASLVATHRLTEADAADIADDLVRRIPYDTFRIPQA, encoded by the coding sequence ATGCCGACCACGATGATGCACCCGGACCGCCTCTTCCCCAGCGACCCGGCCACCCGGGATATCGCCCGGGATCTCTATCTCCGCGTCAGCGATGCCCCCATCTGCTCCCCGCACGGCCACGTCCCGGCCGCGATGCTCGCCGAGAACGCGCCGTTCGCCTCGCCGACCGACCTGCTGATCACCGGTGACCACTACGTGACCAGGGTGCTGCACGGAGCCGGCGTTCCGCTCGGCCAGGTGCAGGCCCCCGCGGGGGCGCCGCCGGTGGACCCGCGGGAAGCATGGCGCGTGCTCGCCGCGAACTGGCGCCTGTTCCGTGCCACCCCCGTGCAGTACTGGCTGGAGTATCAGCTCGGCGAAGTGTTCGGGGTCACCACCCGGCTGACCCCCGACACGGCCGACCTCGTCTACGACGAGATCGCCGAGCGACTGACCGACGACGCCTACCGGCCGCGCGCCCTCTTCGAACGGTTCGGCGTTGACGTGCTCGCCACCACGGATGACCCTGCCGACGATCTCGCCGCGCACCGCATCCTCGCCGAGGATCCGACGTTCCGCGGCCGCGTGCTGCCGACATTCCGGGCCGACCGCAGCATGGACCCGGCCGCCACCGGCTGGATCGCCGCGCTGGATCGCCTCGCCGCCGCATCCGATATCGCCTGTGATACGCACGCGGGCCTTCTCGCCGCGCTGCGCGCCCGTCGCGCGTACTTCCGCGCCGCTGGCGGCACGGCCACCGACACGGGCGTGGCGGATGCCTGGGCTCTCCCCTTGGACGACGCCGAGGCCGAGCGCATCCATGCTGCAGGCCTGCGCGGAACAGCCACTGTCGCCGAGGGCACGGCCTACCGCCGCGACATCCTCTACCGCCTCATCGAGATGTCCGCCGAGGACGGCATGGTGATGCAGCTGCATCCGGGCGTGCACCGGAACCACCATGAGCCCACGCTCGAGCGCCACGGCGCCGACACCGGCCACGACCTGCCCCTGCCGACCACGTTCACCGAGCCGCTGCGACGGGCGCTGAACGACTTCGGCACCGACACACAGCTGCGGCTCGTGCTGTTCACCGTCGACGAGACCGCGTTCTCGCGAGAGCTCGCTCCGCTCGCCGGCTTCTACCCCAGCGTGTACGTCGGAGCTCCGTGGTGGTTCCTGGACACTCCGGATGCCATGGAGCGCTATCGCCGCTCGATCACCGACAGCGCCGGCTTCGCGAAGACCTCCGGGTTCATCGACGACACCAGGGCATTCTGCTCGATCCCCGCGCGGCACGATATGGCACGCAGAGCGGATGCCTCGTACCTGGCCTCCCTCGTCGCCACCCACCGGCTCACCGAGGCGGATGCCGCCGACATCGCCGACGACCTGGTCCGGCGCATCCCCTACGACACGTTCCGCATCCCGCAGGCCTGA
- a CDS encoding mannitol dehydrogenase family protein produces the protein MSQRPQGIDEHTIAHLGVGAFHRAHQAWYTHRATDQDDPWSIAAFTGRSPEQAQILQARQGAYTLITRSADGDDFTQITSIRSAHDGAERAQWESVIADPQTAVITLTITEAGYRLGADGRLDTTAVIDADLRNAIQSPDAPIATAPVRLALGLAARRAAAAPPLTVISCDNLSGNGEIARSVVLAAAAVLDATLPDWIDENVAFLSSMVDRITPRTTAADVTAVEQATGIRDEGTVVAEPFSEWVIEDGFVGPRPAWERGGARLTVDLAPFEERKLRILNGAHSLLAYHGLRNGFDDVAGAFGDPYLRSLVEDYWAIAASSCALPADELEDAIDATRQRFANPRIRHQLAQIALDGAHKLPHRIVPVLEHAIRSGADAEVPASVIAAWCLRGGQSADDAAALLSGVQDASAADAMLTVIGRELRRLEGDPTGAPRSAGAVRS, from the coding sequence ATGTCGCAGCGTCCACAGGGCATCGACGAACACACCATCGCCCACCTGGGCGTCGGTGCGTTCCACCGTGCACACCAGGCCTGGTACACGCACCGTGCGACCGATCAGGACGATCCGTGGAGCATCGCCGCCTTCACCGGACGATCGCCAGAGCAGGCGCAGATCCTGCAGGCGCGGCAGGGCGCATACACGCTGATCACCCGCAGCGCCGACGGGGATGACTTCACCCAGATCACCAGCATCCGCTCGGCCCATGACGGCGCCGAACGCGCGCAGTGGGAATCCGTGATCGCCGATCCGCAGACGGCCGTCATCACGCTGACCATCACCGAGGCCGGGTATCGGCTCGGGGCCGACGGCCGGCTCGACACCACCGCCGTCATCGACGCCGACCTCCGGAATGCGATCCAGTCCCCGGATGCTCCGATCGCGACGGCGCCGGTGCGTCTCGCTCTCGGTCTCGCCGCCCGCCGCGCGGCAGCTGCGCCGCCCCTCACGGTCATCAGCTGCGACAACCTCAGTGGCAACGGCGAGATCGCGCGGTCCGTCGTGCTCGCTGCGGCCGCCGTGCTCGATGCGACCCTGCCGGACTGGATCGACGAGAACGTCGCCTTCCTCTCCTCGATGGTCGACCGCATCACGCCGCGGACGACGGCTGCCGACGTCACCGCGGTCGAGCAGGCGACCGGCATCCGCGACGAGGGGACCGTCGTCGCCGAACCCTTCTCGGAGTGGGTGATCGAAGACGGCTTCGTCGGTCCGCGACCCGCGTGGGAGCGGGGCGGTGCGCGGCTGACCGTCGATCTCGCGCCGTTCGAGGAGCGCAAGCTGCGCATCCTCAACGGGGCGCATTCGCTGCTGGCCTATCACGGACTGCGCAACGGGTTCGATGATGTGGCCGGCGCCTTCGGCGATCCCTACCTGCGCTCCCTCGTCGAGGACTACTGGGCGATCGCGGCCTCGAGCTGTGCTCTGCCCGCCGATGAACTTGAGGACGCGATCGACGCCACGCGGCAGCGGTTCGCCAATCCGCGCATCCGCCATCAGCTGGCGCAGATCGCACTCGACGGCGCGCACAAGCTGCCGCACCGCATCGTGCCGGTGCTCGAGCACGCCATCCGGTCAGGTGCGGACGCGGAGGTGCCGGCGTCCGTCATCGCCGCGTGGTGCCTGCGTGGCGGTCAGTCCGCCGACGACGCCGCAGCGCTGCTCTCCGGGGTTCAGGACGCATCCGCCGCGGACGCAATGCTCACCGTGATCGGGCGCGAACTCCGTAGGCTGGAGGGTGACCCCACCGGCGCCCCCCGAAGCGCCGGTGCAGTGAGGAGCTGA
- a CDS encoding LacI family DNA-binding transcriptional regulator — protein sequence MAEDGTADAELRAERAPAAGSESVTIYDVAKLAGVNPSTVSRALNRPGRVNAVTERRIRAAAESLNYHVNPMARALPTGRTSIIGLVVSDITNPVFFDVIRGAEAAAARAGYTLVLTESEESDEREYESAQRMLRMVDGLLLATPRMSDDQIRALARQKPIAVVNRLVEDVLSVVPDVQHGIAEAVRHLRSLGHSRIAYVPGPPLSWMARHRGELLSQRCEWAHIELLQLAPVAPTVVGGRSAAMAARDSGATAVIAYNDLIAIGLMQELVETGIRIPADISVLGFDDIFGADFTSPPLTTVKSPLREEGDHAMAALLSRVTEGSLPPVGFDLATSLVVRGSTGIAAG from the coding sequence ATGGCCGAAGACGGCACCGCCGACGCCGAGCTGCGAGCGGAGCGGGCACCGGCGGCCGGCTCGGAGAGTGTGACGATCTACGACGTCGCCAAGCTGGCCGGCGTGAACCCGTCGACGGTGTCCCGGGCGCTGAACAGGCCGGGCAGAGTCAATGCCGTCACCGAACGGCGGATCCGAGCGGCTGCAGAATCGCTCAACTATCACGTGAATCCGATGGCCCGAGCGCTGCCGACAGGGCGCACCTCGATCATCGGTCTCGTCGTCTCCGACATCACGAACCCGGTGTTCTTCGACGTGATCCGCGGCGCCGAGGCTGCTGCCGCCCGGGCCGGATACACCCTGGTGCTCACCGAGTCCGAGGAGTCGGACGAGCGCGAGTACGAGAGCGCCCAGCGGATGCTGCGCATGGTCGACGGCCTGCTCCTCGCGACTCCCCGCATGTCGGATGACCAGATCCGCGCGCTGGCGCGGCAGAAGCCCATCGCCGTGGTGAACCGACTGGTCGAGGACGTGCTGTCCGTGGTCCCGGACGTGCAGCACGGCATCGCCGAGGCCGTGCGGCATCTGCGCAGCCTCGGGCACAGCCGGATCGCATACGTGCCGGGTCCTCCGCTGTCCTGGATGGCTCGGCACCGCGGCGAGCTGCTCTCCCAACGCTGCGAGTGGGCCCACATCGAGCTGCTGCAGCTCGCACCGGTCGCGCCCACGGTCGTCGGCGGGCGCAGCGCGGCGATGGCGGCCAGGGACAGCGGAGCGACGGCGGTCATCGCGTACAACGACCTCATCGCGATCGGTCTCATGCAGGAGCTCGTCGAGACCGGCATCCGGATCCCGGCGGACATCAGCGTGCTGGGCTTCGACGACATCTTCGGCGCCGACTTCACGTCGCCGCCCCTCACCACGGTCAAGTCGCCGCTGCGGGAGGAGGGCGATCACGCCATGGCTGCGCTGCTCAGCCGGGTGACCGAGGGCTCTCTTCCTCCCGTCGGATTCGACCTGGCGACCAGCCTCGTCGTCCGCGGCTCGACGGGAATCGCCGCCGGCTGA
- a CDS encoding polysaccharide lyase 6 family protein, whose protein sequence is MKRRTFILSAVAGAAAIAIPQQAGASVFGGPASASVASRIAPLLPGRGPYSHVSSLDELRTAISAMTNGGTIIVADGTYAVPDGAPISLAGAGGRWNKPLTIMAASIGGVTLTGAQSFTFDATHDLALQGFVFTQSTTFEIPASCTAITLSRNEFVLADIEGMHCVMVRADNTVIEYNHFHSKSTLGIFLGVEGAGSTEMAENVHIHHNYFSDHSFAGDNGGEPIRLGVSPRALSSAHALVEFNLFERTNGDPEAISVKSSDNTIRFNTMRDSGGGIVLRHGNRTVVESNHIIRGQRGIRIYGNDHVIVNNYVGETADTALVLGAGTLRDHYEGEPANSRNKNDAADRVRIALNNFVGNTGGISGETHRPIEPNDCVIVDNIIQGDVGTLAKVPVSNGFTWSGNVLWGAAADGDLPTTGFTRVDPQLERDSADVWRISASSPAIDAATQDHSGQVRDDIGGRKRIGAADVGCHESSSAIAKRAPLTPADVGPLAP, encoded by the coding sequence ATGAAGCGTCGTACGTTCATCCTGTCCGCTGTCGCCGGTGCGGCAGCGATCGCGATCCCGCAGCAGGCGGGAGCATCCGTGTTCGGGGGCCCTGCCTCGGCATCCGTGGCCTCGCGCATCGCACCGCTGCTTCCCGGTCGCGGGCCGTACTCGCACGTCTCGTCGCTGGACGAGCTGCGTACCGCGATCTCCGCGATGACCAACGGTGGAACGATCATCGTCGCCGACGGCACCTACGCGGTGCCCGACGGCGCTCCGATCAGCCTCGCCGGCGCCGGCGGCCGCTGGAACAAGCCGCTCACGATCATGGCCGCATCGATCGGCGGCGTCACCCTCACGGGCGCACAGAGCTTCACCTTCGATGCCACGCACGATCTGGCGCTCCAGGGCTTCGTCTTCACGCAGTCGACGACGTTCGAGATCCCGGCGAGCTGCACGGCGATCACGCTCAGCCGCAACGAGTTCGTGCTCGCCGATATCGAGGGCATGCACTGCGTGATGGTGCGCGCCGACAACACGGTCATCGAGTACAACCACTTCCACAGCAAGTCGACGCTCGGCATCTTCCTCGGCGTCGAGGGCGCGGGGTCGACCGAGATGGCCGAGAATGTGCACATCCACCACAACTACTTCTCCGATCACAGCTTCGCCGGCGACAACGGCGGCGAGCCGATCCGTCTCGGCGTCAGCCCGCGCGCGCTCAGCAGCGCCCACGCACTGGTCGAGTTCAATCTCTTCGAGCGCACGAACGGCGACCCTGAGGCGATCTCGGTGAAGTCCAGCGACAACACGATCCGCTTCAACACCATGCGCGACAGCGGCGGCGGCATCGTGCTGCGTCACGGAAACCGCACCGTCGTGGAGTCGAACCACATCATCCGCGGCCAGCGCGGCATCCGCATCTACGGCAACGACCACGTCATCGTCAACAACTACGTCGGCGAGACGGCAGACACGGCACTGGTGCTCGGCGCCGGCACGCTGCGCGATCACTACGAGGGAGAGCCCGCCAACTCGCGCAACAAGAACGACGCGGCCGACCGCGTCCGCATCGCGCTGAACAACTTCGTCGGCAACACGGGCGGCATCTCCGGAGAGACGCACCGGCCGATCGAGCCGAACGACTGCGTGATCGTCGACAACATCATCCAGGGCGACGTCGGAACGCTCGCCAAGGTGCCCGTGTCGAACGGCTTCACCTGGTCGGGCAACGTTCTCTGGGGCGCTGCCGCCGACGGAGATCTGCCGACGACCGGCTTCACCCGCGTCGACCCGCAGCTCGAGCGGGACTCCGCCGACGTGTGGCGGATCAGTGCATCGAGCCCGGCCATCGACGCCGCGACTCAGGATCACTCCGGCCAGGTGCGAGACGACATCGGCGGCCGCAAGCGCATCGGCGCCGCCGACGTCGGTTGCCATGAGTCGAGCTCGGCGATCGCGAAGCGCGCACCGCTGACCCCGGCTGACGTGGGACCGCTCGCCCCCTGA
- a CDS encoding alpha-L-fucosidase: MTTSADLEWFAEARLGMFVHWGLYSLAARHEWVKNREHMTDAQYAPYFDHFDPDRYDPRAWARTAKDAGAGYVVLTAKHHDGFCLWDSKLTDYTSVNTPFGRDAVAEFVEACRAEGLRVGIYYSLIDWHHDRFPVDGTHPQRDDEEFKAATADRDIRDYQRYLHGQVRELLTGYGQIDYLFFDFSYTHRPDYWGGKGAADWDAENLLCLVRALQPGCIVNDRLGIPGDIVTPEQYQPLKPMERDGAPVAWEACQTLNGSWGYDRDNLDVKSSESLIKLLIDGVAKNGNLLLNVGPDGRGRIDRTAQRTFDDIAAWMDDHARSIHGAGAAPWQAPNDARYTLRGDRLYVHLFSWPFKHLHLPGLAGKVRYAQLMSDASELVPLHIDPNRQAQNTLMGGLPDGTLTLQLPVQRPETPVPVIELFLTETP, from the coding sequence ATGACAACATCCGCCGATCTCGAGTGGTTCGCAGAAGCGCGCCTCGGCATGTTCGTGCACTGGGGGCTCTACTCCCTCGCCGCCCGCCACGAATGGGTCAAGAACCGCGAACACATGACGGACGCGCAGTACGCGCCGTACTTCGACCACTTCGACCCTGATCGCTACGACCCGCGCGCCTGGGCGCGCACCGCGAAGGATGCCGGTGCCGGCTACGTGGTCCTCACGGCCAAGCACCATGACGGCTTCTGCCTGTGGGATTCGAAGCTCACCGACTACACCTCCGTGAACACCCCGTTCGGCCGCGACGCAGTGGCCGAGTTCGTCGAGGCATGCCGCGCTGAAGGCCTGCGCGTCGGCATCTACTACTCGCTCATCGACTGGCACCACGACAGGTTCCCCGTCGACGGAACCCACCCGCAGCGCGACGATGAGGAGTTCAAGGCGGCGACGGCCGACCGCGACATCCGCGACTACCAGCGCTACCTGCACGGGCAGGTGCGCGAGCTGCTCACCGGCTACGGCCAGATCGACTACCTCTTCTTCGACTTCTCGTACACGCACCGTCCTGACTACTGGGGTGGCAAGGGCGCCGCCGATTGGGATGCCGAGAACCTGCTCTGCCTGGTGCGTGCACTGCAGCCGGGCTGCATCGTGAACGACCGTCTCGGCATTCCCGGCGACATCGTCACCCCCGAGCAGTACCAGCCGCTGAAGCCGATGGAGCGCGACGGCGCTCCCGTGGCCTGGGAGGCATGCCAGACCCTCAACGGCAGCTGGGGCTACGACCGCGACAACCTCGACGTGAAGAGCTCGGAATCGCTGATCAAGCTCCTCATCGACGGCGTCGCGAAGAACGGGAACCTGCTGCTGAACGTCGGGCCCGACGGCCGCGGCCGGATCGACCGCACGGCGCAGCGCACCTTCGACGACATCGCCGCGTGGATGGACGACCACGCCCGCTCGATCCACGGTGCCGGCGCCGCTCCCTGGCAGGCCCCGAACGATGCGCGATACACCCTGCGCGGAGACCGCCTGTACGTGCACCTCTTCTCCTGGCCGTTCAAGCACCTGCACCTGCCCGGACTCGCCGGCAAGGTCCGCTACGCCCAGTTGATGTCGGATGCGTCCGAGCTCGTCCCCTTGCACATCGACCCGAACCGTCAGGCGCAGAACACCTTGATGGGCGGGCTGCCCGATGGCACGCTCACGCTCCAGCTTCCGGTGCAGCGCCCCGAGACCCCCGTCCCGGTGATCGAGCTGTTCCTCACCGAGACCCCCTGA
- a CDS encoding tyrosine-protein phosphatase, which yields MTATTEPTAIVEIDGVTGFRDVGGIPADGGVIRTGRLFRSGHLAGLGAQGADEVRARVRRIVDLRADDEVAADVTAVAGVEITRLPLYLGSTRSFFLEDYSLGEIYAHLLGGGSNRLVDAVRIIAAGEPTLVHCTAGKDRTGVTIALALAAVGADRESVVADYALTGDLIPAEHRRATSERLAKKYPQSSHAWMLATESPAEVMRETLANLDAEWGSAADYLIAHGLTASELSALRAALVESAPTIPGASS from the coding sequence ATGACAGCGACGACGGAGCCGACGGCGATCGTCGAGATCGACGGCGTGACCGGCTTCCGGGATGTCGGTGGCATTCCCGCAGACGGCGGGGTGATCCGCACAGGGCGACTGTTCCGCTCGGGTCACCTCGCCGGGCTCGGTGCGCAGGGCGCGGATGAGGTCCGCGCCCGCGTGCGCCGCATCGTCGACCTGCGCGCCGATGACGAGGTGGCGGCCGATGTCACGGCGGTCGCCGGCGTCGAGATCACCCGACTGCCTCTCTACCTCGGCTCCACGCGCTCGTTCTTCCTCGAGGACTACAGCCTCGGCGAGATCTATGCGCACCTGCTCGGCGGCGGATCGAACCGGCTGGTGGATGCTGTGCGGATCATCGCCGCGGGCGAGCCGACCCTCGTGCACTGCACGGCCGGCAAGGACCGCACCGGGGTCACGATCGCGCTCGCCCTCGCCGCTGTCGGCGCGGATCGAGAATCCGTCGTCGCCGACTACGCCCTGACCGGCGACCTCATCCCCGCAGAACACCGCCGAGCGACCTCGGAACGGCTGGCGAAGAAGTACCCGCAGTCGAGCCACGCCTGGATGCTCGCCACCGAATCCCCCGCCGAGGTGATGCGCGAGACTCTCGCGAACCTCGATGCCGAGTGGGGCTCCGCCGCCGACTACCTGATCGCCCACGGCCTCACCGCCTCGGAGCTGAGCGCGCTGCGCGCCGCCCTCGTCGAATCCGCACCCACAATCCCGGGAGCCTCGTCATGA
- a CDS encoding carbohydrate ABC transporter permease — protein sequence MTAGTDTALGLTESRTIVGIGVKVLLYAVVVALFAGPLLALLSGAFSEVTDPTELSIIPNRPTLENFSVAFDFGVLGYLMNSFFVVGFGLLLQVIVSVLAGYALARKKFRFSALALVAILATMMLPDEILALPLSILLADIPFLHINLMGTLAGMIVPIGAWAFSILVMTEFMKDVPLELEEAARIDGASELRVFAQIIVPLCKPAIGVIGVFGFTMIWDQYLLPLLVSTSSDTYTLPLALRTLRIEPEVTPGVVMAASLLALAPSVIVFLLFQRSFARGLTSGALKG from the coding sequence ATGACCGCCGGAACGGATACCGCTCTCGGACTCACCGAGAGCCGCACCATCGTCGGTATCGGCGTGAAGGTGCTGCTGTACGCGGTCGTCGTCGCACTGTTCGCCGGCCCCCTGCTCGCGCTGCTCTCCGGCGCCTTCAGCGAGGTGACCGACCCGACAGAGCTCAGCATCATTCCGAACCGGCCGACGCTGGAGAACTTCTCCGTCGCGTTCGACTTCGGCGTGCTCGGCTACCTCATGAACTCGTTCTTCGTCGTCGGCTTCGGCCTGCTCCTGCAGGTGATCGTCTCGGTCCTCGCCGGTTACGCCCTCGCCCGCAAGAAGTTCCGCTTCTCGGCGCTGGCGCTGGTCGCGATCCTCGCGACGATGATGCTGCCCGATGAGATCCTCGCGCTGCCGCTGTCGATCCTGTTGGCCGACATCCCCTTCCTGCACATCAACCTGATGGGCACCCTCGCGGGCATGATCGTGCCGATCGGCGCCTGGGCGTTCTCGATCCTGGTGATGACCGAGTTCATGAAGGACGTGCCCCTCGAGCTCGAGGAGGCCGCGCGCATCGACGGTGCCAGCGAGCTGCGCGTGTTCGCACAGATCATCGTGCCGCTGTGCAAGCCGGCCATCGGCGTCATCGGGGTCTTCGGATTCACGATGATCTGGGACCAGTACCTGCTGCCGCTGCTCGTCTCGACCTCGAGCGACACGTACACGCTGCCGCTGGCGCTGCGCACTCTGCGCATCGAACCGGAGGTCACCCCCGGCGTGGTGATGGCGGCATCGCTGCTCGCGCTCGCCCCCTCGGTGATCGTGTTCCTCCTGTTCCAGCGCTCGTTCGCTCGCGGACTCACCTCCGGCGCGCTCAAGGGCTGA
- a CDS encoding sugar ABC transporter permease, translating into MTIHTADAVNTADAPKSAAGTSVSPPPARRRGRHRVQGQWWVPWAFLMPALLLFLVFRYIPMVQAIGMSVENVRPYLGNEFVGLKNYETILSDPAFRDATVNTLVLAFGQTLGCLVLGFLLALLLEGQTRKLSFIRSAAFLPVVVPMAVIAELWRIMYHPTDNGFLNSIIGIVGLAPSEYINSPDSAMWSIMLMGIWRGGPYDMMIILAGLAGIDRGLYEAATVDGANRWQRILHVTLPGLRPVFSILFILAAIRGFRVFTEVYLMTNGGPNGATEVVMTLLYKLGLEQQKLGVGSAGAVLLFLATLVLTLAVQLMLRRKKDA; encoded by the coding sequence GTGACAATCCACACAGCCGACGCCGTGAACACGGCAGACGCTCCGAAGTCGGCGGCGGGGACCAGCGTGTCCCCGCCGCCCGCCCGGCGGCGTGGCCGCCATCGCGTACAGGGACAGTGGTGGGTCCCGTGGGCCTTCCTCATGCCCGCCCTGCTGCTGTTCCTCGTCTTCCGCTACATCCCCATGGTCCAGGCCATCGGCATGTCGGTCGAGAACGTCCGCCCTTACCTCGGCAACGAGTTCGTCGGGCTGAAGAACTACGAGACGATCCTCTCCGATCCGGCCTTCCGAGACGCGACGGTCAACACCCTCGTCCTGGCATTCGGCCAGACGCTCGGATGCCTGGTGCTCGGCTTCCTGCTGGCACTCCTCCTCGAGGGCCAGACCCGCAAGCTCTCCTTCATCCGCTCCGCCGCCTTCCTCCCGGTGGTCGTTCCGATGGCCGTGATCGCCGAACTCTGGCGAATCATGTACCACCCGACCGACAACGGGTTCCTGAACTCCATCATCGGGATCGTCGGCCTCGCCCCCAGTGAGTACATCAACAGCCCGGACTCGGCCATGTGGTCGATCATGCTGATGGGCATCTGGCGCGGCGGCCCCTACGACATGATGATCATCCTCGCGGGACTCGCCGGCATCGACCGAGGGCTCTACGAGGCCGCGACCGTCGACGGTGCGAACCGCTGGCAGCGCATCCTGCACGTCACTCTTCCGGGCCTGCGCCCGGTGTTCTCGATCCTGTTCATCCTCGCCGCCATCCGCGGCTTCCGGGTGTTCACCGAGGTGTACCTCATGACCAACGGTGGCCCCAACGGCGCCACCGAGGTCGTGATGACCCTCCTCTACAAACTCGGCCTGGAACAGCAGAAGCTCGGCGTCGGTTCGGCGGGAGCCGTGCTGCTGTTCCTCGCGACGCTGGTGCTGACCCTCGCGGTGCAGCTGATGCTGCGAAGGAAGAAGGACGCATGA
- a CDS encoding sugar ABC transporter substrate-binding protein: MHTKMKAAAVLGVVTLALAGCSSAAAPEGDSSGVKQDEEAVLEVWTRTTPGSPSEAATIRQVEAFMEATGYKAEVTAIFDDFEIKLAQRAGQKDLPDIVLNDVSQLGTMQSQGILREVDLKDIKNSKNMTAQALEAGKAIDGKTYGIPYSAQANALMIRSDWLANLGLEAPTDWDEMLAVAEAFTKNDPDGNGQADTYGLAVPGSTKRGYASWYFSNFLWAAGGDFITGSGDEWLPSMTTDEAIEATTWFRDLQCTAGVIQPGAPSMDTPPTNEAFESGVAGMYVTGPYMMPRFDKVLGADKYTVVPAPEGPKDASVLAEGGTVYLMAGSENEKGQTAFADWYVGEESQTYGMEGTDAFAIQLPVNEKVDISEVRDDPRWETFATAYKESGHYAPTIPSWTPVRQMSADTINALLADCSLDVEEELTKLDGKLTAELLTQGILKQ; this comes from the coding sequence ATGCACACAAAGATGAAAGCAGCCGCAGTCCTGGGCGTCGTCACGCTTGCGCTCGCCGGCTGCTCCAGCGCAGCCGCCCCCGAAGGCGACAGCTCGGGCGTCAAGCAGGACGAAGAGGCCGTCCTCGAAGTCTGGACCCGCACCACCCCCGGCAGCCCCAGCGAGGCTGCGACGATCCGACAGGTAGAAGCATTCATGGAGGCAACCGGCTACAAAGCCGAGGTCACCGCGATCTTCGATGACTTCGAGATCAAGCTCGCCCAGCGCGCCGGCCAGAAGGACCTGCCGGACATCGTGCTCAACGACGTCAGCCAGCTCGGCACGATGCAGTCGCAGGGCATCCTCCGCGAGGTCGACCTCAAGGACATCAAGAACTCGAAGAACATGACAGCGCAGGCCCTCGAGGCCGGCAAGGCCATCGACGGCAAGACCTACGGCATCCCCTACTCCGCTCAGGCGAACGCGCTCATGATCCGCAGCGACTGGTTGGCGAACCTCGGACTCGAGGCACCGACCGACTGGGACGAGATGCTCGCCGTCGCCGAGGCGTTCACGAAGAACGACCCCGACGGCAACGGCCAGGCCGACACCTACGGACTCGCCGTTCCCGGTTCGACCAAGCGCGGCTACGCCTCCTGGTACTTCTCGAACTTCCTCTGGGCCGCGGGCGGCGACTTCATCACCGGCTCCGGCGACGAATGGCTGCCGTCGATGACCACGGACGAGGCGATCGAGGCGACGACCTGGTTCCGCGACCTGCAGTGCACGGCCGGCGTCATCCAGCCGGGAGCCCCGAGCATGGACACCCCGCCGACGAACGAGGCCTTCGAGTCCGGCGTCGCGGGCATGTACGTGACCGGCCCCTACATGATGCCGCGCTTCGACAAGGTGCTCGGCGCCGACAAGTACACCGTGGTCCCGGCGCCTGAGGGCCCGAAGGACGCCTCGGTGCTCGCTGAGGGCGGCACGGTCTACCTGATGGCCGGCTCCGAGAACGAGAAGGGTCAGACGGCTTTCGCCGACTGGTACGTCGGCGAAGAATCGCAGACCTACGGCATGGAGGGCACGGATGCCTTCGCCATCCAGCTCCCGGTCAACGAGAAGGTCGACATCAGCGAGGTCCGCGACGACCCCCGCTGGGAGACGTTCGCGACCGCCTACAAGGAGAGCGGCCACTACGCGCCGACCATCCCGAGCTGGACGCCGGTACGCCAGATGAGCGCTGACACCATCAACGCCCTGCTCGCTGACTGCTCCCTCGACGTCGAAGAAGAACTCACCAAGCTCGACGGCAAGCTGACGGCCGAGCTCCTGACGCAGGGAATCCTCAAGCAGTGA